From a single Sorghum bicolor cultivar BTx623 chromosome 5, Sorghum_bicolor_NCBIv3, whole genome shotgun sequence genomic region:
- the LOC110435640 gene encoding protein LITTLE ZIPPER 3-like, which yields MERVNTASLCLENLLMMQENERLRRQAQQLDQENKALLAQLKQQQQGAGGPSGSASAAAGGASAAATANHPHHKAKAAGKQPNFWSMLAYCYDDEPDLAAFCGSV from the exons ATGGAGCGGGTGAACACAGCGAGCCTGTGCCTGGAGAACCTGCTCATGATGCAGGAGAACGAGCGGCTGCGGAGGCAGGCGCAGCAGCTGGACCAGGAGAACAAGGCACTCCTCGCCCAGctcaagcagcagcagcagggcgcCGGCGGCCCTTCCGGTTCCGCTTCTGCCGCCGCCGGTGGCGCCTCTGCTGCTGCCACCGCGAACCATCCCCACCACAAGGCAAAGGCGGCCGGCAAGCAGCCCAA CTTCTGGAGCATGCTTGCATATTGTTATGACGATGAGCCAGATTTAGCAGCATTTTGTGGTTCAGTGTAA